The genomic stretch GGCAGCTCCAAAGTATATGCCCTACCGTTTCCACCTCAAGGTTGCAGATTGGGCAGAGAGGATCAAGGGTAGTATGCTTCTGGTATAGTTTTTCCTTGGTAGCCAATATATCATTGCAGGCCTTCCAAAGGAAAGCTTGAACTGCTCGTGGGATATCAATGTTCCAAATAGCTTTCCAAAACAGTTTTGTTCTATCTCGATTGGAACAACCGCCCTTATCTACTGCATATTTTCCTTGTGCAAGATGATATGCGCTTCGAACTGAATACTCGCCGTTTCTTGTGTGTTGCCAGACCATTCTATCACCCCTCTGCGTGGACATACGGCCAAGCTACATATGAGACCAGCTTCCTCTGCCGAAAAAATGTCTTGGATTAGATTCAAATTCCACCAATTTGCATCCTTGTCTATCAGCTCACTGACCTTGGCATTCCTGTCAAGGATACGGACTGGAGATTGAAGATAGCTACCGGTTGTTGTGGGTACCCACTTGTCTAGCCATATGCCAATATTACTGCCATCACCCACCCTCCAAGATAGCATAGCCCCTCCATTAGTAATCGTCTAGCATTCCAACAGCTTCGCCATACATATGAAGGCTGCCTTCCCAATGAAGCATTCAAAAAATTGCCATGTGGatagtatttttctttgagaactTTGGAGACTAAACCATCCGGATTTTGAAGTATTCGCCACCCTTGTTTTGCAAGAAGGGCCATGTTAAACCACTCCAAGTCTCGAAAGCCTAAACCTCCTTTCTCCTTAATCCGCCCAAGTTTTTGCCAACTCATCCACGCAATACGACTCTCATCATGCTTATGGCCCCACCAGAATTTGGACATCATAGAATTGATTTCCTTACACAGCATCTTCGGTAACTGAAACACACTCATAGTATATGTGGGTATTGCCTGAACCACAGCCTTTAGAAGCACCTCTTTACCGGCTTGTGATAGGAAATTTTCCTTCTATCCTTGCATGCGCTCCCATATCCTCCCTTTAATACCCNNNNNNNNNNNNNNNNNNNNNNNNNNNNNNNNNNNNNNNNNNNNNNNNNNNNNNNNNNNNNNNNNNNNNNNNNNNNNNNNNNNNNNNNNNNNNNNNNNNNGGGGAGAGAAAGGTCACCTTCATCAAGCTTTCTACGTAAAGGAACAAGATCTCTGTCTCCTCTGAGGGTCTCTGACATTGTTTATGAAGGGGAAGAAAATTCACAGGCGAAAGTGAATCCTTCAACAACAAACAGCGCTAAACCTTCCACTTCCCCCACTTCTTCTTCAACATATTCTTCATTTCTATCATCCATTTCTTTCTCCAAAGGTTACAGAAAATGGAGTCTCAAAGATTTTCTGCTATTTCGGAGCGCGTCGGAGGGCCGTGCAACGGGGAAACATCCATTGACGAAGTACGCGGTTTTGTCGAAGAACAGGGCGAATGAAGATGTCAAGAACTCGAGCTTCCGGTCCACGGACAGTTCCGGCTCGGTGTCGAGCCGGAGAAGAGGACCGCTTTCGGCCCATGAGTATCATTACACAGTGAACCGGGCGGTTTCagaggagatgaagaagaagactTTCTTGCCTTACAAGCAGGGCCTGCTGGGTTGCCTGGGGTTCAACCCTGGTGTGCAAGAAATTTCCAAGGGTTTGGGCTTTTGACACGTGGCCGATCCAGATCTCTCATCTGGGTGGGTCccttcaattaatatatatatatatatatataatatcagtaattatatatgtttagGGTTTGTAATTTTATGAGCAGCTTGGTATATTTGTTCTCTGATTTGTGTCTCTATCCATGAAAGGGACTGAAAATGTATGAAAGTTGTTACAGCAAGACATAAGAGAAGAGATTACGTACACAAAGTGTTTACTTGATTGTGTTTAATTAGGTAAAAGTaaacgctttcttttccttATGGTGAGGTGCAagtaaacattaattaaatagttagaAACCTGTCAATCTTATCACCATAATTGATTCTGATTAAATTTCTAATTTCGTATATTAATGACACTTTggaaactatatataatattggtCATCTCCTCCGACGACATCATAGGCTCCATTTTTATCTATGCATTTGTTCTGAGTCTAGCTTCGAGTTGAACTCGATTTTTATTGATGCATTTGTTCTAGGTCTAGTTTAAGTTGGAATAAAACGCGTGTTTTAATCTCAACGGGTGTAAAGGCATATTCTTTTATGAAATGTCTGGAGAATGATAGCACTAGATggatttggcaaaaaaaaatataaagagattaGGGAAAGGGAAAAGGGTATTAGGAGATCACatgcaaggaaaggaaaatgtAAGAGAAATCATTAGTGGTAATGATGTTGTACAGTAGAAAGTTGTGTGTGATTGGGTTGTTGGCACCAATGGTGGAGTGAAGGTGGACGAattatgaatttgaaatttagaaaaaaaaggaaattaaacaaacaaaattaaccttttttctttctcatttggGGCCATGTTTGTCTAAATATCCCTCCAAACTGCAATGATTAGGGACCCGTTTGTACAACAACAGCTGTAATTTGAAATGTTTTTGCCCCAAGGCATGTGTTGTGTCTTAATATTTGTACTTTAAAGTTTCAAATGATAGGGAAAggcaacaaaaaagaaaaaaaaggtaaaaagtaGACAACGAAATTTCAGACAGAAACCAATTATGCAATTAGGTAATTGGTATAGTTACTATAGTACTCTATGTCGTATATATAGTTtgtaaaatagatttttttttttttacaaagttcAACTAGGAGATAATTGTTGATTTTCATGGGTTTGAACCttcaaaaatatgattaaaGTAACAATAATCATCACTTAAGCTTCTACGCCTTTGAACCGATCGATTATCACTTGATCTTGATTAACTGTGCACGGATGAGCTGCATGCTCACTACtaaaatttatgtttatatctgtCAATTctaattcattaatttaatgttaaattattaaaatttatccGCCCTTTACGTAGCGTGTCGTGTTGATTGCATCATGAGTTGTGCTTTAATTAAATGCTCACATTCCTGTACGGGAAAGAAGCAGCCATGCATGGAAATTAAACTAGCTTTATGTAAAGGCTAGCTATGTCGATAATAGAGGAGACCCACGTGAAACTAGTAATTGTGTCACCTTGTTTATCTCTCCTTTATTATTTAGagtgaaaaaagtaaaataagagATGGTGGTCGTGCATGATACATCGATCATACATCAATATCATACAACTAtagtccatatatatatatatagagagagagagactagaCTTGATGCTAGCTTCAGAACCATTACAATTATATCTACACAAAAAGTTTGTCTCATTTATGTGATTATAATTATTATGATGATGGCAATGATAATGATGATGCCATAGTTATGTACATACAGCAGCCGTATTGCGTGGTttttggagttagttatgatGATAATGGATTCGGATCTCCTGAaatttttaggagaattttaatttctaaaatttcagatCCAAGTCATTCATTTTCATCCAAGATTCATTATTCTGCCACGTAttccactactaataaaataataaaataataattatcattaatatctttaaaaatttattattattttattagtagtgagacaCGTGGTAGGATAATGACtcttaaatgaaaataaatgacctaaatctgaaatttcaaaaattagaaTTCCCATAAAAATTCTAGGAGATCTGGATCCGCTGATGATGGTAGTCTTTCTTGATGAGTGCATGCATGTGTggtttaattatatatgttttgttcatgggtttttcatttttttaatgggtggaaaaagaagaaaaaaagaaaaaaagaaaagaaaagaagaaaattaaagcaTATGTAAATAGGCCAACATCCGGCCTCTTTTAAATACAGAGGTTGCCGGCCTTCTGATCATCGATTGGTGTTGTTTGTGCATGTAAGAGATTCTGTTTCTTCTACAGGAATATTAATGTAGATCTATTGATCGATGTACGTACGGTCAgatgttttgtttggttgtagTGCTGAATCATATCTGTGCATACAAATTTGTTGTTGTCGTGGTTCTagatctaattatatatataataattttgcTATTCGAATAATTAAACAAGCCATTATTAGTAACTTTGCTGTAATCTAAACGGTAGAGGTAAGAGAGCTTTTATAGAATTATATGTACATATTGTAGTTGGACAACTTACAATTTATTTGATCAAGTAGATCTTATGTACACTCTTTTACAATTACCGTTCAAATTACTAACAACTTAgacgaaaaaaaagaaaaagaagatggagTTCTCATTTCGACATGGTGCGAaaccatctttcttttttgttctcttcGTTAGaatctttaacaatttttttttagcgtggatatatagatatatacttttttttataggtaTTTACCATTGATGTTTGTgtataatcaaatttttaagatttgattattttttgtaGCATATATACCTCACATACCACATTTTGTCAATGTAAtacaattatataattataaagtCATTCAATATAAAGATGATCTTCCATTGGATTCTTCTAAGTAATGGATGTAGGTATTTAAAGCAAAACCACTTTGAATTTCTGTgttccttttctctcttttcgcTTCCGCTTTTTTGCGtaaatcttattttattttattattttaacaatcttaTTGTTCTTGAGCGAATGGAAGCATGCACCTTCTTGCTTGAAAAAGAAAGGCATTAGCTTATACTTTACTACCAAGTTTACCTAATCATTTATACTCAATTTCCTTGATTAGCTTTGAATGCAGGCCTTTGACTGATTCCTTTGAGATTTTCTTTAGATAATTAATAATGAAGTGATGTGCTTGAGAGTAACGCATTTGGGATAAggacattattttaaaagtaattaattaaccaaagaTTAAGTCAAAAGTTGTctctatataaaataaaacaaagagaaagatgaagaaATTAAACAACCATCCAATATGTCTCTTGCATGCCAGTTGGATTGGCAAGCTTAGCTTCGAGCTTCACTTCATGGAAGTTGCAGTgtaaaaaacaaagacaaaatgaGATATAACtcaataataagaaaaagaaaaataataacaatttccATGCTTGAGGGACTGAATTTAGCTAGAGTGAGAAATTTAAATGGAATTATTTGGGACTAGAGAATCTGAAGTCCACAAAAGTCCATGTATTGAAAAGAGGtgttgctcagaaaaaaaaaaaaaaaagaaaaaaaagaaaagaaaacaaaaaaaagagttgttgaagatgttgaagatgttgaagatggACCAGATGGTCATGATGGGTCCTTGTAACTTGTAAGGCCAATTATATACAGTCAAAATGGTGGGCACCCTTCACATAAGTAGAAGCTACCCCTAAATTATGTTGcctgcttctttcttttttctttctttctttttagatAAATGTGGTTTACTTGGTCATTTaagcaaacaattttatttatttatttattttttaaaccacttTGGTTTCATTTTGGTTGGTTATTGATGTTTTAGTGAGGCTGACTTAGGCTATAGTTCAGTTGGACTTGAGAGAACGCTTACCCAACCGTCTAAGATCATGTTTGAAATtccgtttgaaaaatagagtttataggttaaaaaacggtttttgagaaaaactttatttttaagtttttgctaaaagtacgtttttgccattttttttaaaactttttggatatttaaaagtgcttttaatatttctttaccaaacatatacttttttttttttttttttttctttttctttaaacgaactttttaaatattaaacgtACTTTTACGCACTTCAAATAAACATTCAAATAAGCCCTAAACCTCTTCTAGGCGGCTTCTAACAAGTAAATGTAACAAGTAAATGTACTTTTACACTCAAGAAAATAGTCACAATTAATCTCTCTCACCTAccattttaattagaaaaacatCTCATTACGTTATAAACTATACAACATTAAGTTATATAAGAATGTCAAATTTCCCTAGCAATAGGTCCATCAAGTTTGTTTAATGATTTCATCTGGTCTATTTCATTTTATTCCCGattaatgaaataatgaaaattttaatttttaatttatttaaaatttaaactattAAGTAAATTAATGTTTtccaataataacaataaacccttcataaaaataaaaataaaaatttaaaagttgtCAATTGCCCTTTTTAAATTTGTTCAGAACCAGATTAAGTTGGCGGTGCACGTTTTGATCTGAACGGTCTGACACCATTTGAAAGCAGAGACACGAGATGTTCCACAAAAGTCCAACACCATTCGTGAAACCAAACGAAGGCCCTATAGCCGTGCGCCACATGGTCAACGATAGGACAGAGCTCACAGACGTCATCCTCTTGTTTAATTGCTTTCTTCTGCTAAAGCCGAAAATGTTGACAAAAGAAGTCAAAGGATAGACCTAGTCAATAGTACCGGAAGGTCCACGTGCTACATCGACTTGAGCTCTTTCCCCACTACATTCTTGTGGTGGTCCGTGGTCGGAAGGCCGCCGAGATCATCATCATGGTCCCAAAATTTCTTCCCATTTTAAAAGGCTGGTCAAAATATGCAACATCCATATAATTAGCCGACAATAATTCATTCCCATAAAATTTTACCTTAAAATTATtggtaaattttttgtttttttttacctccATAAAAAGTAATTGTTTTAGTTTTGCTCTTTTTTATTGATATTCAGGTTCCGCCCTTAACCCCAATTCTCTTGCTCGATGATGAGAAAATTTACAAATTGAATCAATTGATACCAATATGATGATGTATAAAATATTGTTTGCATAAAGATTGTTAGTAAATTTTTGCCTATTATCCATTAATGCCATATCTAATTATTGTATCCACTTTTCCATTTATCACCAATTCTAATGTTGCATATTATTATAGATCAAGACCTTAAATTATCGCTGTAGCCGGCGTTAGAGAGAGAACTTTCGACCTCTCTCTAGTTTTTCCTCTCTGGTGGGTTTTTTTAGAGAGAATGGATGGTTTTCCATCCCTCCTCTCCCCTCCCACCCTTCTTAGGGTCtatttgggagtgcattttttaaaaaataatctgcgtttttaaaccaaatcacaattttggagtgtttgaaattgcgattttaaaaacgcaaattttaaaatcgtgaaaaaatttACGATTTATATAAGTTGACTAGGaggtgtttatttgaaaaagtgcaaatttaaaccaaaatcatgatttcccttaaaacaatatttggcgcaatatttacctatttggccataaaaccacaattatatgctaatgttatccaaacactaaattgataaaaaaaaaaaaaaaagtacttcataacatattttactaaatgcctatgcgattttaaaaagtagcgatttcaaaaacgtaatttttaaaacgcaatttttaaaattacacttattgaaatcgtaCTCTCAAACGGCCCTTATGCTTTTATGcacttcttttttctgtttaattcaaaaataacattacaaattaaatgctaatttgAGAGAAATATGCGTAAATATTCTAATTCAAAATTTCCAAGTAAGAtacaaagaagaaaagcttTGGTTTGGAGGCCCACCGACACCGTGACTTGATTAGGATAGAAGTTGGAAGTCACACGACGACGAGGTCAACAACATATGTATTCGATGAGCTGCTTTTCATGTTGATTTCCATCGCATGTGTGATTATAGTTGTTTTTGTTGCACAAAAAATGAGTTTATCCTCTCATAATTCCCTTTTCAAATATTGTCCAAAGTAGAGTGGTCTTTCTTTTCCACGTATTTCTTAATATGTCTTGTTGGACACGACAAAACTGTAATTAGGAATGCCATAAAACATGTGTAATAGTCTTTAAGGAGTAACTCAAGTCTCAATCGActgtgaaccacgccttatgaaacaGATGTCATTAGTTCAAATTATCTCCctttcttgtgtggacatataaaaaaaaataaaaaaaaaagtgtaataaTGTTGTCTTGTACAAAAGGTTTTTAAAGCTCAAACTAGAAATTCGAGAATTTAATTATGTCTGTTCAATTACAGTTTTTCCTTCCAAATTCATCAGACTTTCGTTCATATTCTGTTTCTTTAGGATTCTGCGttcataattattttcaaattgccATTTTAATTTCAAGAATGTTTGAAACGACAATTTATGTCACAGAGAAttgcttctctctttctctgcatTTTCATCATTAAGTTTCTTTGACCTTGGAAGCATTCTATAGGGTTGTTAAAAGTCACGATAGTGTTATGTTCTGTCTTAGTCAAAGGAACTTCCAAGCAAATACCATATGGTTTTCTCCGCAAGTTCATCCGGAACATACCAACTAAAGTCAAAGACGGTGACAACATAGTCATACTAGTTAGTAACTGTTATATAGTGTACTGTAGACTAATTTTCATCGacacatcatcaagttgtataaCACTCGTATAATAGTACACCAACTTTCCTTTGAATGCAGAAAATAATAAGAACAGCTCAGGACTTTTCCAAGACTACCTCTTAACTTTTATTTGGATTCTCTTATCACTTCtgttaaaaaatgttttgaaagtaTCATTTTGTCAGCGAGTGAGTGCTGCTAGTGATACCACCACTTTTGTTATAAGCCCATTACAAATTGATATGATAGTACACTTGATATTATCACATCAGTCAATAAACAGTTAAATTTACttgtaaaattttattgtttgtttttttactaTATAGCACTTATTACGCCAATCACATAATATATAAGTTTGTAaggaaattgtaataaaaattatagcaccccaaatatttttctcaGTTGGCAGATCAAAAgcatttttcttgctttttaaAGGCAAAATTGCtttattcaaatattaaatCTATAACACGTAAATTAACTTTCTTGTAATTGCAATGGATCACGAATGAGTGATTctaatttcaatttcatttcctTCAGTTCTGATCACCTAGTGTCGTTCCTATTCCGACGtaattatatcatatatatatatatataattgcagaATATTTTTGCGTGGTCCTGTCAAAATACAAGCAATTACTAAACAAGGCATCTTATTATGTGTCAATGAAGACAACCCAAGAAGACATCGAATACCAGAATATTATATCTGCAAACCTTGCACCAAATCCCTAATCCTAAAACAATGTTTTTAACCGAAAGAATTGGGATAATAATACTTAGATCAGAGCCTTTTTGCTATAAAATAGTCTGGTTTTCTAAACCCAAGTCTATATGCACAAATTACAAGTCCAAATCATTCAATACTCTTCAATGTGAATTATTTTCTTCGGAAACATGGACTTGGAAACGATTGACAAATGTTTTGTTACCATGGGATGAAGACTTAAGTTGGGAACCTGCTGTTTCTGTATGTGGTGCACTTCATTGGCTAATGATTAACAATGAGATCTTTGCATTTTTTGAAGATATAGAGAGCTGGAAAATATTATATCTCCCTTCTCCTATGTGCTAAAAACATTATTACAGAAAGATTAAGATCATGGACTACAGTGGCCACCTTGCGTTTCTTTACATGGAAAAGAATTTTATGAAACTTTGGGTAATGGAGGATTATGACAAAAACATATGgattaaaagacaaaatataAGCATTAAAACCATTCAAGAAGTAGAACACTACACTTCTCCCTTGATTTTTGACAGTTCTGATGTTGTAATCATGAAGAGCTTTAACAACATAATTTTATACAACTTTAAAAGTTACAGATACAATGTATGCAAGACGGGGATTGACTTCAAACGTACAAACGAAATTTTTTCCTTCCGATCTGACTCGGAACGATTcatttgaagaatttttggaaGAAGCAACAGTTATGCAGAGTCATTTGGTTGTTCGGTATGTTTGTCTGCTATTGTTTATACGATATTGTTTGTGCTATGTTGTGAGGAATGTGGTTGTGGTCTTTTATTTGGCGGCTGTTACGGCTTCTACTTCAACAATTAATTGGATTGTTTGGCCTCTGTACTGGATTGCTCAAAAGACCATATTCTGGActctctttgttttcttgtttatttgCATTTGGTAATGt from Corylus avellana chromosome ca1, CavTom2PMs-1.0 encodes the following:
- the LOC132168631 gene encoding uncharacterized protein LOC132168631, producing MAPPEFGHHRIDFLTQHLRERSPSSSFLRKGTRSLSPLRVSDIVYEGEENSQAKVNPSTTNSAKPSTSPTSSSTYSSFLSSISFSKGYRKWSLKDFLLFRSASEGRATGKHPLTKYAVLSKNRANEDVKNSSFRSTDSSGSVSSRRRGPLSAHEYHYTVNRAVSEEMKKKTFLPYKQGLLGCLGFNPGVQEISKGLGF